From Desulfomonilaceae bacterium, a single genomic window includes:
- a CDS encoding DUF294 nucleotidyltransferase-like domain-containing protein encodes MPQKNDSHKADPEAVLEFLKVVRPFNELEEEILQRISRRMRQDFFEVGSPILEQNVSELTSLFLIQKGAVKISLIDSDNQSILQDIRGEGGHFGALSIIRGVRSLFTVEAIEDTFCYLLEKEMFLDLLKKSPSFAGHLWEKFSSGLVDSAYEALRNHKLEPRSEEGLRLFSSTVKDIINRPLEVVSGSDTIRFAAARMTERGVGSVLVSDDKNEIVGIVTDNDLRSKVVSNGLSSEAPVFQAMSSPVKSIPADTLCFDALIMMMNMETHHLAVIDGNQIVGVVSSHDIMVDQGVSPISLYREIVSQNEIGGLYPLSEATPLIVRKLITEGAKANDVAKMITALNDHIVNRALVLLEAELGPPPYPYCWMLMGSEGRQEQTFKTDQDNALIYETPPEDWDHVKEGKLYFRRFGNLAIQHLEACGYPLCKGEIMASNPKWRKPFSVWRNYFDRWMSAPEPQAVLHATIFFDFRSGHGMAALPEKLRDYIVIQAPNRGLFLMHLARDCMSTQTPLSIFRNFLVEKDGEHKDRLDIKTRGLTPFVDFARIMALRHGLRETNTLERLTVLGEGGLIPGELYAEAREAYEFQTQIRLVHQLRMLESGQQPDNYIDPAELTDVEKQTLKEAFGAIGRMQGYVKTEFRVLE; translated from the coding sequence ATGCCGCAAAAAAACGATTCGCACAAGGCAGATCCGGAAGCGGTTCTGGAATTTCTTAAAGTTGTGAGGCCATTCAATGAGCTGGAAGAGGAAATTCTTCAGAGAATATCCAGAAGAATGCGCCAGGATTTTTTTGAAGTCGGCTCTCCCATATTGGAACAAAACGTATCCGAACTCACAAGCCTCTTTCTAATCCAGAAAGGGGCCGTGAAGATAAGTCTTATTGATTCCGACAATCAATCTATTCTCCAGGACATCAGGGGTGAGGGCGGTCATTTCGGGGCCTTGTCCATTATCCGGGGAGTCAGATCTCTTTTCACCGTCGAGGCAATCGAGGACACATTCTGCTATCTACTGGAAAAGGAGATGTTTCTCGACCTTCTCAAGAAAAGTCCGTCGTTTGCAGGACATTTGTGGGAAAAGTTCTCCAGCGGTTTGGTTGACAGCGCTTATGAAGCATTGCGAAACCATAAGCTTGAACCAAGATCGGAGGAAGGACTAAGGCTTTTTTCTTCCACGGTAAAGGACATAATAAATCGCCCACTCGAAGTGGTGTCAGGTTCCGACACCATTCGGTTTGCGGCGGCGCGCATGACGGAAAGAGGAGTGGGCTCTGTTTTGGTCTCCGACGACAAAAACGAAATTGTAGGTATCGTAACGGACAATGATCTTAGATCAAAGGTAGTTTCTAATGGTTTAAGTTCCGAAGCGCCAGTTTTCCAGGCCATGTCGTCCCCTGTAAAATCCATACCTGCCGATACTCTATGCTTTGACGCCCTAATAATGATGATGAATATGGAAACACATCACCTTGCAGTCATTGATGGAAACCAGATCGTTGGTGTGGTGTCCTCACATGACATCATGGTGGATCAGGGAGTATCCCCAATATCGCTTTATAGGGAAATAGTCTCCCAAAACGAGATCGGGGGTCTTTATCCCCTGTCAGAAGCGACTCCCTTGATAGTGAGAAAACTCATAACAGAGGGAGCCAAAGCCAATGATGTGGCAAAAATGATCACTGCTCTCAATGACCACATAGTGAATAGAGCGCTCGTCCTTCTGGAGGCTGAACTTGGTCCTCCTCCATACCCGTACTGCTGGATGCTTATGGGGAGCGAGGGTAGACAGGAACAAACTTTTAAGACAGATCAGGACAACGCTCTCATATACGAGACCCCACCGGAAGATTGGGACCATGTAAAAGAAGGAAAATTGTATTTCAGGCGCTTCGGCAATCTCGCAATACAGCATCTTGAAGCCTGTGGCTACCCTTTGTGCAAAGGTGAGATAATGGCTTCCAACCCTAAATGGCGAAAGCCCTTCTCTGTCTGGAGGAACTATTTTGACAGGTGGATGAGCGCGCCGGAACCTCAGGCTGTTTTGCACGCGACGATATTTTTTGATTTCAGGTCGGGGCATGGAATGGCTGCTCTGCCCGAGAAGCTGAGAGATTATATCGTCATTCAGGCTCCGAACCGGGGGCTATTCCTGATGCATCTAGCCAGGGATTGCATGTCTACCCAAACCCCGTTGTCAATTTTTAGGAACTTTCTTGTTGAGAAAGACGGTGAGCACAAAGATCGGCTTGACATAAAAACCCGCGGCTTGACCCCTTTTGTAGACTTTGCGCGTATTATGGCTCTGCGCCACGGTCTGAGAGAAACTAACACCCTGGAAAGACTGACGGTCCTCGGCGAAGGTGGCCTTATCCCAGGTGAATTGTACGCGGAAGCCAGGGAAGCCTATGAGTTTCAAACACAGATCCGTTTGGTGCACCAGCTCCGTATGCTCGAATCCGGCCAACAACCGGACAACTATATTGATCCCGCGGAGTTGACGGACGTAGAGAAACAAACCTTAAAGGAAGCTTTCGGAGCAATCGGCAGGATGCAGGGATATGTGAAGACTGAGTTCAGAGTCCTGGAATAA
- a CDS encoding propionyl-CoA synthetase, with protein MTYAEAYKESLESPETFWGTAAEAIDWDRKWDIVLDRSNPPFYRWFKGGALNTCFNAVDRHVQRGRADQDAIIYDSPVTDTLQKISYGELQSRVAKVAGLLVDLGVKKGDTVLIYMPMIPEAVISMLACARIGAVHSVVFGGFAPKELAVRIDDAKPDVILSASCGIEVKRVIPYKPLLDEAIEIALHKPTKCVIYQRPMAPADLKPARDFDWSEKEASAQPVGCVSVEATDPLYILYTSGTTGKPKGVVRDNGGHAVALMWSMKHIYNISPGEVYWAASDVGWVVGHSYIVYAPLFMGATTILYEGKPVGTPDPGAFWRVISQHKVKALFTAPTAIRAIKREDPKGAFLKQHDLSNFETLFLAGERLDPDTYFWATDLLSRPVIDHWWQTETAWAIAGNFKGLESFPTKAGSATKPMPGYNIKILDPATAEELGPNQNGVITVKLPLPPANLPTLWNDDKRFVESYMNPFPGYYLTGDGGYIDEDGYVFVMGRIDDVINVAGHRLSTGGMEEVLASHPDVAECAVVGVADNLKGQVPVGLVVLKAGVTKPKDQIIEEVVQMVRKDIGAVASFKKAVVVDRLPKTRSGKVLRGTMRKIADSEPYSVPSTIDDPATLDEIGSALKGIGYAV; from the coding sequence ATGACCTATGCGGAAGCTTACAAGGAATCTCTGGAAAGTCCTGAAACCTTCTGGGGAACAGCGGCCGAAGCCATCGACTGGGACAGGAAATGGGACATTGTTCTGGACCGTTCAAATCCTCCCTTCTACCGATGGTTCAAAGGCGGCGCTTTGAACACCTGTTTTAACGCTGTTGACCGCCACGTTCAACGCGGTAGGGCTGATCAGGACGCTATAATTTACGACAGCCCTGTCACCGACACATTGCAGAAGATTTCATATGGAGAATTACAGAGCCGTGTAGCGAAAGTTGCAGGTTTGCTGGTCGATTTGGGGGTCAAAAAGGGTGACACCGTTCTGATTTACATGCCGATGATTCCTGAGGCGGTGATTTCCATGCTCGCCTGCGCGCGTATCGGCGCAGTGCATTCAGTCGTGTTTGGGGGATTTGCTCCCAAGGAACTCGCTGTCCGCATAGATGACGCAAAACCTGATGTAATACTGTCAGCGTCCTGTGGAATTGAGGTCAAGAGAGTCATCCCCTACAAGCCTTTGCTGGACGAGGCCATTGAAATCGCGCTGCATAAGCCGACCAAATGTGTGATCTATCAAAGACCGATGGCGCCGGCGGACCTCAAGCCGGCGAGAGATTTTGACTGGAGCGAAAAAGAGGCGTCGGCTCAGCCTGTTGGTTGTGTGTCCGTTGAAGCGACCGATCCTCTATATATTTTGTACACATCAGGCACCACCGGGAAACCAAAGGGTGTTGTGCGTGACAATGGCGGACACGCGGTAGCCTTGATGTGGAGCATGAAGCACATTTACAATATTAGTCCGGGCGAAGTTTACTGGGCCGCGTCCGATGTAGGCTGGGTTGTAGGACATTCATACATAGTCTATGCCCCACTGTTTATGGGCGCTACCACTATACTTTATGAAGGGAAACCTGTCGGAACTCCTGATCCGGGAGCTTTTTGGAGAGTGATTTCCCAGCACAAGGTAAAGGCTTTGTTCACAGCTCCTACCGCAATTAGAGCTATAAAAAGAGAAGATCCCAAGGGCGCATTTCTAAAACAACATGATCTCTCCAATTTTGAGACTCTTTTTCTTGCTGGAGAACGCCTCGATCCGGACACGTATTTCTGGGCTACGGATCTGCTGTCCCGTCCTGTAATCGATCATTGGTGGCAGACGGAAACAGCGTGGGCCATTGCCGGCAATTTCAAGGGTCTCGAGTCGTTCCCGACAAAAGCCGGTTCGGCTACAAAGCCCATGCCTGGATACAATATAAAAATTCTTGATCCAGCCACCGCTGAAGAATTGGGGCCGAATCAAAACGGGGTAATCACGGTAAAACTTCCATTACCGCCTGCTAATCTACCCACACTTTGGAATGATGACAAACGTTTCGTCGAATCATATATGAACCCATTCCCTGGCTACTATCTGACCGGCGATGGGGGTTATATTGATGAGGACGGATACGTGTTCGTTATGGGCCGAATCGATGATGTCATAAATGTAGCTGGTCACAGACTCTCAACGGGTGGAATGGAGGAGGTCCTTGCCAGTCACCCGGATGTGGCGGAATGCGCTGTTGTAGGAGTGGCCGATAACCTGAAAGGCCAGGTTCCTGTCGGACTTGTAGTGCTCAAGGCAGGGGTAACGAAACCCAAAGACCAGATCATTGAGGAAGTCGTTCAGATGGTCAGGAAGGACATCGGAGCCGTGGCCTCATTCAAGAAGGCGGTAGTTGTGGATCGTCTCCCGAAGACCCGTTCCGGCAAAGTTCTGCGCGGAACAATGAGGAAGATCGCGGACAGTGAGCCCTACTCCGTCCCATCTACAATTGATGATCCGGCTACGCTGGATGAAATAGGATCAGCCCTGAAAGGAATAGGTTACGCCGTGTAG
- a CDS encoding putative nucleotidyltransferase substrate binding domain-containing protein, whose translation MIKNLPGYSVPPKIAVQFLERFSPFKELDSISIEQLAKEVEVEFYPKGAVLFRQHLTEVTHFHVIQKGSVQVFVRSESENLSLKNLGGEGETLGASWLISDEKPDVTVEALEDTFCFLIPKAIFLKFLSEQPSFELFFRDEFQRDRISQAYSETRIEGMRSIGMKRYDYFSTRVSDIIRPNFHFVNSSSKIQEAARTMAKLRIGSLLVRDSPTNILGIITKKDLRTKVVAVGLDYNHPVSEIMSAPVLTIPVQARLFEATLRMVRRQISHLPAVKASQVVGIITTHDIMVHQAASPVILFREIKSRQTADAMNELSRKIPGVVRNLIEEGARAYHCTNVISLFHDRIFVRALKLFSESPRSVRPFFLLLGKAARMEQTLLPTYDYAVIYQNGIEQSDKKTSDHLLEKRTLQLNNFFESCFGDNLILKTSGANPRWRKPLGVWSTYMEEWISNPIPPEIAVAKKFLDMRAVTGENATTLLLKRLFFKRISSSRSFMKSLAEDFLNVKPPVSFLGKAIVEENGAQTPGLDLENRVGNPFSDFARLMCFKISVESINTLDRFKALYESGAISHGIYSEATEFYEFQTQLVLINQLKDLDADVTPSYIVDPSSLSELEKRTLKETFSLLLRLQAIVKRKFP comes from the coding sequence ATGATCAAAAATTTGCCGGGATATTCGGTACCACCTAAAATAGCTGTCCAGTTCCTCGAGAGGTTCTCCCCGTTCAAGGAACTTGACTCAATTTCCATCGAACAACTGGCCAAAGAAGTTGAGGTTGAATTCTACCCCAAGGGGGCGGTCCTTTTCAGACAGCATTTGACTGAAGTCACACATTTTCATGTTATTCAGAAGGGAAGCGTGCAGGTTTTTGTTCGTAGCGAAAGTGAGAATCTTTCATTGAAAAATTTGGGAGGTGAAGGGGAAACCCTTGGCGCCTCCTGGCTAATTTCAGATGAAAAACCGGATGTGACAGTAGAAGCTTTAGAAGACACTTTTTGCTTCCTAATTCCCAAAGCGATCTTTCTAAAGTTCCTTTCAGAACAACCGTCTTTCGAACTTTTTTTTCGTGATGAATTTCAGCGCGATCGAATTTCACAGGCCTATTCTGAGACACGGATTGAGGGCATGCGCTCTATAGGCATGAAGCGTTACGATTATTTCAGCACCAGGGTTTCAGATATAATTCGTCCCAATTTTCATTTTGTAAATTCTAGCTCCAAAATTCAGGAAGCCGCTCGAACCATGGCCAAACTAAGGATAGGATCTTTGTTGGTCAGAGATAGTCCCACAAATATTCTTGGAATTATTACCAAAAAGGACTTGCGTACCAAAGTGGTGGCGGTAGGGCTTGATTACAACCATCCCGTATCTGAGATCATGTCGGCTCCGGTTCTGACAATTCCCGTTCAGGCCAGGTTATTTGAAGCCACCTTGCGAATGGTCAGAAGACAGATCAGTCATCTCCCGGCTGTAAAGGCCTCACAAGTGGTGGGAATCATCACGACTCACGACATTATGGTTCATCAGGCGGCTTCCCCCGTCATCCTTTTCAGGGAAATAAAATCCAGGCAAACTGCGGACGCCATGAACGAATTATCACGCAAGATTCCGGGAGTTGTTCGAAATCTGATTGAAGAAGGAGCAAGAGCCTACCATTGTACAAATGTTATCAGTCTGTTTCACGATCGGATATTTGTCAGGGCTCTGAAGTTGTTTTCTGAATCTCCTCGTTCGGTTCGGCCATTTTTCTTATTGCTGGGAAAGGCTGCCAGGATGGAACAGACGCTGCTTCCAACCTACGATTATGCGGTTATTTATCAAAACGGAATTGAGCAAAGTGACAAGAAAACATCAGATCATCTTCTTGAAAAAAGAACCTTACAACTTAATAACTTCTTTGAGAGTTGTTTTGGGGACAACCTGATTTTAAAAACCTCAGGGGCAAATCCTAGGTGGCGCAAACCCCTGGGAGTTTGGTCTACTTATATGGAGGAGTGGATATCAAATCCAATTCCTCCAGAAATAGCCGTCGCAAAAAAGTTTCTTGATATGCGCGCGGTAACGGGAGAAAACGCGACGACGCTATTATTGAAGCGTTTGTTTTTTAAAAGAATTTCATCTAGCAGGAGTTTCATGAAAAGTCTCGCGGAGGATTTCTTAAACGTAAAACCTCCCGTTTCCTTTTTGGGAAAGGCTATTGTGGAAGAAAACGGGGCGCAAACCCCGGGCCTTGATTTGGAAAATCGCGTCGGCAATCCTTTCTCGGATTTCGCGAGACTGATGTGCTTCAAAATCTCCGTTGAGTCAATCAACACTTTAGACCGATTCAAGGCGCTGTATGAGTCGGGAGCTATAAGTCACGGCATTTATTCCGAGGCTACAGAATTTTACGAATTTCAGACTCAGCTTGTGCTAATAAATCAGTTAAAAGACCTGGACGCTGACGTCACTCCTTCATATATTGTTGATCCATCAAGTCTGTCTGAACTGGAAAAGAGAACGCTAAAAGAAACTTTTTCTTTGCTTTTGCGGCTCCAGGCTATAGTTAAAAGAAAATTTCCATGA
- a CDS encoding cation acetate symporter, with product MKKFFVIMLAALAMGVAIYSFLPDTSLASPESFIASAITAQAPSAEPHKVKANRAITITLFVIIVGITLGIVVWAAKRTKTTADFYAARGAITGTQNGWAIAGDYMSAASFLGIAGLISLYGYDGFMYSVGWLVAYVTVLLIVAEPCRNAGKFTMGDILSFRSNPKPVRAAAAISTVAVSTFYLTAQMVGAGKLIELLLGIPFRIAISGVGALMIIYVVFGGMIATTWVQIIKAGLLMTGACVLCLLVLAKAGFNPIQFFTDIATNTQIKSWVQINLLKEAIPKAGFDYGQRFLEPGLLLKDVWDQISLGMALVLGTAGMPHILMRFFTVPTAQAARKSVIIAMFIIGAFYILTTLLGFGAAINVSPQIIHQVDAGGNMANMLLAQMLGNQIAPFAGDFLLAFLCAVAFATILAVVSGLVLAASAAISHDIYVNIIKDGHADQHEQVKAARITSVIVGAVAIIIAMLAEGQNVAHLVALAFAVASSGNLPVVVLSLFWRKFNTAGIVAGLMVGTAVSILLVLVSPNMQYPKAIAAGAQKISVELEKKQASGTALTDQEKTILAKAKIQYESNKDGTSMMGLDKPLYPLKNPGIVSIPIGFLSAVLFALLFRSKKEEDAFDELYVRQNTGIGVADVLKH from the coding sequence ATGAAGAAATTTTTCGTTATCATGTTAGCGGCTCTCGCCATGGGCGTCGCAATTTACTCTTTTTTGCCGGATACGAGCCTGGCCAGTCCTGAAAGCTTTATAGCTTCAGCAATCACAGCCCAGGCCCCTTCCGCTGAACCTCACAAGGTTAAGGCTAACAGGGCTATAACGATTACATTATTTGTCATAATCGTGGGCATCACTCTAGGGATAGTCGTTTGGGCCGCAAAACGGACCAAAACAACGGCGGATTTTTATGCGGCCCGTGGCGCTATCACCGGGACACAAAACGGGTGGGCCATCGCCGGTGACTACATGTCTGCGGCCTCGTTTCTCGGCATCGCAGGACTCATTTCGCTTTACGGGTATGATGGTTTTATGTACTCGGTAGGGTGGCTCGTCGCTTACGTCACGGTTTTGTTGATCGTGGCCGAGCCCTGCAGAAACGCCGGCAAGTTCACAATGGGTGACATCCTGTCTTTCAGATCGAACCCCAAACCGGTGAGGGCCGCAGCCGCCATATCAACAGTCGCTGTCTCGACCTTTTATCTCACGGCTCAGATGGTCGGAGCAGGCAAGCTCATTGAACTGCTCCTGGGTATACCTTTCAGGATAGCGATTTCGGGCGTAGGCGCACTGATGATTATTTACGTTGTTTTCGGCGGGATGATAGCGACAACGTGGGTTCAGATTATCAAAGCCGGTCTCTTGATGACCGGCGCATGCGTCCTTTGTCTTTTGGTTTTGGCTAAAGCTGGTTTCAACCCGATTCAGTTTTTTACCGACATAGCCACCAACACTCAAATTAAAAGCTGGGTTCAGATAAATCTTCTTAAAGAGGCGATACCTAAAGCCGGCTTTGATTACGGCCAGCGGTTCCTCGAACCGGGCCTACTCCTCAAGGACGTTTGGGATCAGATTTCACTTGGAATGGCGTTGGTGCTAGGGACAGCGGGGATGCCTCACATCCTTATGCGCTTTTTCACGGTGCCCACAGCCCAGGCTGCTAGAAAATCGGTCATCATCGCAATGTTTATAATTGGGGCATTCTATATCCTGACCACCTTGCTCGGTTTCGGCGCAGCCATAAATGTCAGCCCGCAGATCATCCACCAGGTAGACGCGGGCGGAAACATGGCGAACATGTTGCTAGCGCAGATGCTTGGAAATCAGATCGCTCCGTTCGCTGGAGATTTCCTGCTCGCGTTTCTGTGCGCGGTCGCGTTCGCAACGATTCTGGCCGTCGTTTCAGGGCTTGTCCTTGCGGCCTCCGCTGCTATTTCTCATGACATATATGTCAACATAATCAAAGACGGTCACGCTGACCAGCACGAACAGGTGAAAGCGGCCAGAATCACTTCCGTAATTGTCGGGGCTGTTGCTATAATAATCGCAATGTTGGCGGAGGGCCAGAACGTAGCGCATCTTGTCGCTCTGGCGTTTGCCGTCGCGTCCTCAGGGAACCTGCCGGTTGTGGTTCTTTCCCTTTTCTGGCGTAAGTTCAACACAGCAGGCATCGTGGCCGGTTTAATGGTCGGAACCGCAGTTTCGATCCTGCTCGTGCTAGTGTCCCCAAATATGCAGTATCCAAAGGCAATTGCGGCCGGCGCCCAAAAGATCTCGGTTGAACTGGAGAAAAAACAGGCTTCCGGAACTGCGTTAACCGACCAGGAGAAAACGATTCTCGCCAAAGCGAAAATCCAGTATGAAAGCAACAAAGACGGCACATCCATGATGGGTTTGGATAAGCCATTATACCCACTCAAGAATCCGGGAATAGTTTCAATCCCTATTGGCTTCCTTTCCGCTGTCCTTTTTGCCCTTTTATTCAGGAGCAAGAAGGAGGAAGACGCTTTTGACGAACTGTACGTTCGGCAGAACACAGGTATTGGGGTGGCTGACGTTTTGAAGCACTAA
- a CDS encoding 3'-5' exonuclease, with protein sequence MNQWLKWLGLFRHETLKKNRQFFFDFSRNQPIENYDFVVFDTELTGLKPRSDEIVSIGAVKVHNLRVAIGKNFFCYAKPSKPLPKDSTLIHRITPSQIGGAGSLQESLPDFIDFLYGTVVVGHFVNIDISFLNRATRAALGGVIKNPLIDTMKMARFYEDFRRRNYYEAPTSGFSFNLNQLAKKYGLPLFEKHDALEDAMQTAYLFIFLVKRLKGMGISTLRDLLVAQDRTGFSSDQDAYTA encoded by the coding sequence TTGAATCAGTGGCTAAAATGGCTTGGACTGTTTAGGCACGAGACCCTCAAAAAAAATCGTCAGTTCTTCTTTGATTTCAGCCGAAATCAGCCGATTGAAAATTACGACTTTGTAGTTTTTGACACTGAACTGACGGGACTAAAACCTCGTTCCGATGAAATTGTCTCGATTGGGGCGGTAAAAGTCCATAATTTAAGGGTTGCAATCGGCAAGAATTTCTTTTGTTACGCAAAGCCGAGCAAACCTCTGCCGAAAGACAGCACATTAATTCACAGAATTACTCCCAGCCAAATAGGTGGAGCGGGGTCGCTTCAGGAGTCTTTGCCCGACTTTATTGATTTTCTTTATGGAACTGTAGTCGTTGGGCATTTTGTAAACATTGATATTAGTTTCCTGAATCGAGCTACCAGAGCAGCATTAGGGGGAGTAATAAAAAATCCTTTGATTGACACTATGAAAATGGCCCGGTTTTATGAGGACTTTAGGCGGCGCAATTATTATGAGGCTCCAACATCCGGTTTCTCCTTCAATCTAAACCAGTTGGCAAAAAAATACGGTTTGCCGCTCTTTGAAAAGCATGACGCTTTGGAAGACGCTATGCAAACCGCTTATCTCTTCATCTTTCTAGTGAAAAGACTCAAAGGTATGGGTATTTCAACCCTTAGAGATTTATTAGTGGCTCAAGACAGAACCGGATTCTCTTCTGATCAAGACGCCTACACGGCGTAA
- a CDS encoding DUF485 domain-containing protein codes for MAQQQTDWAAIARNPKFAELHRRKTSFLFGWWIFSNIYYFLLPIGAGSAQGLFSVQLIGHINFGYLFALSQFFVSWGIALYYASWASRVSDRLTNELLDELKLR; via the coding sequence GTGGCGCAGCAACAAACAGATTGGGCGGCAATTGCGAGGAACCCCAAGTTCGCCGAATTGCACCGCAGAAAAACCAGCTTTCTCTTCGGGTGGTGGATCTTCTCTAACATTTATTATTTTCTTCTACCCATCGGCGCAGGCTCGGCGCAGGGCCTTTTCAGTGTTCAGTTAATCGGCCACATTAATTTCGGTTACTTATTCGCTCTTTCACAGTTCTTTGTGTCCTGGGGGATCGCGTTATATTACGCTTCGTGGGCCAGTCGTGTTTCGGACAGGTTAACCAACGAACTTCTTGATGAATTGAAACTGCGATAA
- a CDS encoding sigma 54-interacting transcriptional regulator — MSRPKSKANPNIQASQVNGNASSQSRLKETSLPDSISETLAQNWSRFVQVVDILFDGILIIQDGFITKTNQGFLSMTGYKAEEIIGLKISNLDGWKELDLTLAKVVSEQIVSFETVVPRKYSLPVSATVRALRVSNGASSVLFAVIAGMTENEPASANLLRSAERYRSLFESVQDLIFTKDKDLKFSDVNPAMGNTFGLPPSEIVGCTSEQIYGHDVGTRIREWDMRVLSGETIEDEHAVVVKGERLIFHDIRVPIRNSSGNIVGVCGICRNVTERRPPEPKSSIYSYGYRSEAMKDTMELASQAASKDSIVLLQGESGSGKDHLAKWVHDHSKRSGSRFLTINCATVPHELAESELFGHESGAFTGAVSRKRGLLELAEGGTLLLNEIGELSPSLQSKLLVFLDTKSFHRLGGERNVRVDARIVAATHRDLEEEVAAGRFSKALFYRLNVFPILVPPLRNRIEDIPMLSRDLIAKVAMEMNLSGIPRLDRETLKELTLYDWPGNVRELRNVLEKGLILWQSGQLKLNVPSPDLKTKEWFLRVDLTPGKKLSELTKDVVRSICVEAIRRNGGNRSAAARSIGISRDSLYRHLRNDSERGERNHGN; from the coding sequence ATGTCAAGACCAAAAAGCAAGGCGAATCCCAATATTCAGGCAAGTCAAGTCAATGGGAACGCATCGAGCCAAAGTAGGCTCAAAGAGACTTCCCTTCCTGATTCCATTTCCGAAACCCTTGCCCAAAACTGGTCAAGATTTGTCCAGGTCGTAGATATTCTTTTCGACGGGATACTCATTATCCAGGATGGTTTTATTACCAAGACAAACCAGGGATTCTTGTCCATGACCGGGTACAAGGCTGAGGAAATTATAGGCCTTAAAATCAGTAATCTCGATGGATGGAAAGAACTGGATTTGACTCTGGCCAAAGTCGTTTCGGAACAAATCGTGTCATTCGAAACAGTAGTTCCCAGAAAATACAGCCTGCCTGTGTCCGCCACTGTGCGAGCATTACGTGTATCTAACGGCGCTTCTTCAGTTCTTTTCGCTGTTATAGCGGGAATGACAGAAAACGAACCGGCCTCGGCAAACCTGCTCAGATCTGCTGAGCGATATCGTTCGCTTTTCGAATCAGTGCAGGACCTTATTTTCACGAAGGACAAAGACCTGAAATTTTCAGATGTGAATCCAGCCATGGGGAATACCTTCGGGCTTCCGCCCTCCGAGATAGTTGGATGTACTTCAGAACAAATTTACGGCCATGATGTTGGAACTCGGATTCGTGAATGGGATATGCGTGTCCTGTCCGGGGAAACGATCGAGGATGAACACGCCGTCGTAGTAAAGGGCGAGAGACTCATATTTCACGATATCCGGGTACCGATCAGGAACAGCTCCGGGAACATCGTAGGTGTGTGCGGAATTTGTCGAAACGTGACTGAACGACGTCCACCTGAGCCGAAATCAAGCATTTATTCATACGGTTACCGATCTGAGGCCATGAAGGACACGATGGAATTGGCGAGTCAGGCGGCGTCTAAAGACAGCATCGTCTTATTGCAGGGAGAAAGCGGGTCAGGAAAAGATCATTTGGCAAAATGGGTTCACGATCATTCGAAAAGATCCGGGAGCCGTTTCCTTACAATAAACTGCGCCACAGTGCCCCATGAATTAGCTGAGTCCGAGCTTTTCGGTCACGAATCAGGGGCCTTTACTGGAGCCGTAAGTCGAAAAAGGGGTTTGTTGGAGCTTGCCGAAGGTGGGACTTTGTTGCTCAATGAGATTGGCGAACTCTCTCCATCACTCCAATCTAAACTCCTTGTCTTTCTGGATACAAAGTCGTTTCACAGGCTTGGCGGTGAAAGAAACGTACGTGTCGACGCTCGAATAGTGGCCGCCACACACAGAGATCTGGAGGAGGAAGTCGCTGCAGGCCGCTTTTCCAAAGCGCTATTTTATCGACTCAACGTGTTCCCGATATTAGTGCCACCTCTCCGCAATCGTATTGAAGATATCCCTATGCTTTCTCGCGACCTCATCGCCAAGGTGGCCATGGAGATGAATTTGTCGGGAATCCCGAGACTGGATAGGGAGACTCTCAAGGAACTGACCCTTTATGATTGGCCTGGCAATGTTCGCGAACTAAGAAACGTGCTCGAGAAAGGGCTCATACTTTGGCAGAGTGGCCAATTGAAGCTCAATGTGCCATCGCCGGATCTGAAAACCAAAGAATGGTTTCTCCGTGTCGATTTGACCCCAGGCAAAAAATTAAGCGAATTAACAAAAGACGTAGTAAGGTCAATTTGTGTTGAAGCCATTAGACGCAACGGCGGTAACCGAAGCGCCGCCGCCAGGTCCATCGGAATATCTCGTGATTCGTTGTATAGACATCTTCGAAACGATAGTGAACGTGGCGAGCGCAATCACGGGAATTAA